The Tripterygium wilfordii isolate XIE 37 chromosome 5, ASM1340144v1, whole genome shotgun sequence genome window below encodes:
- the LOC119998618 gene encoding VQ motif-containing protein 17-like, with the protein MENIIKQQTWIPNPPPPSALAMHRDSHTISKAEKPPKIRIIHIFAPEIIKTDVANFRELVQRLTGKPTPHDHQKKSSCRIRKPGTARARREEPPAKKMELRGGFGSRDLIKGEEEVMWNDESSDGYLGGFADLDGFIQELGKAFTSTAGCDKCFTDQVNRRGPG; encoded by the exons ATGGAGAACATCATCAAGCAACAAACTTGGATCCCCAATCCACCACCGCCATCAGCACTAGCCATGCACAGGGATTCACACACAATCTCCAAAGCAGAGAAGCCGCCAAAAATACGCATCATTCACATATTTGCACCGGAGATTATCAAGACTGACGTTGCCAATTTTCGCGAGTTAGTGCAGAGACTCACTGGGAAACCAACTCCTCATGATCATCAAAAGAAGAGCAGCTGCAGAATTAGGAAACCAGGAACTGCAAGAGCTAGAAGAGAAGAGCCACCAGCCAAGAAAATGGAGCTGCGAGGCGGGTTCGGGTCAAGAGACCTGATCAAGGGCGAAGAAGAAGTGATGTGGAATGATGAGAGTTCGGATGGGTATTTGGGTGGGTTTGCGGATTTGGATGGTTTCATTCAAGAGCTTG GCAAGGCGTTTACATCTACTGCGGGCTGTGACAAGTGTTTCACTGATCAAGTTAATCGTCGAGGACCTGGTTAA